One window of Gloeothece citriformis PCC 7424 genomic DNA carries:
- a CDS encoding Uma2 family endonuclease translates to MISDPFTLPSPLNLKIELTEEQFFQLCRDNDDLRFEKTSNGRLIIMSPTGSDTSDRNAELTYQLRAWNRQNKLGKTFDSSGGFRLPNGADRSPDASWIKLERWNRLTPTEQEKFAPICPDFVVELMSPSDSLKETRDKMREYRENGARLGWLINRKNQQVEIYRPDQEVEILNQPTSLSGEDVLPGFVLDLSEIL, encoded by the coding sequence ATGATTAGCGATCCTTTTACTTTACCCTCTCCCCTCAACCTGAAAATAGAGTTAACTGAGGAACAATTTTTTCAACTTTGTCGGGATAATGATGATTTGAGATTTGAAAAGACATCTAACGGGAGATTAATTATTATGTCACCGACAGGAAGTGATACCAGCGATCGTAATGCTGAGTTAACCTATCAATTAAGAGCGTGGAATCGTCAGAATAAGCTAGGGAAAACTTTTGATTCTTCTGGGGGTTTTAGACTTCCTAATGGTGCAGATCGTTCTCCGGATGCGTCTTGGATAAAATTAGAACGATGGAATCGTTTAACTCCAACAGAACAAGAAAAATTTGCGCCGATATGTCCTGATTTTGTGGTTGAGTTAATGTCACCTTCTGACTCTTTAAAAGAAACTAGAGATAAGATGAGGGAATATAGGGAAAATGGAGCTAGATTAGGATGGTTAATTAATCGGAAGAATCAGCAAGTAGAAATCTATCGTCCTGATCAAGAAGTAGAAATTTTAAATCAACCGACGAGTTTATCCGGAGAAGATGTTTTACCGGGATTTGTGTTAGATTTATCGGAAATTTTGTAA